The sequence below is a genomic window from Microbacterium sp. cx-55.
GCAGCCCCGGCACCTCGCCGAGCAACTGCACGCGCTCCTGCACGAGCGGGGCGGATGCGGTGATCAGCGCCTGCTGCTCCCCCGTCGGAGTGTCGCCGATGAGACCGGCCTCCCGCAGGTACGGCAGGATCCGCGTCTCGAAGTCTTCGGGCGACAGCATCCGGATGTGGTCACCGTTGATCGACTCCGCCTTCTTCTGATCGAAGCGAGCGGGGTTCGGGTTCACGTCCGCGATATCGAACGCCGCGACCATCTCGTCGAGTGAGAACACGTCGCGGTCGGGCGCCAGCGACCAGCCGAGAAGCGAGAGGTAGTTGAGCAGGCCCTCGTGGATGAAGCCCTTCTCGCGCTGCAGGAAGAGGTCGGCCTTCGGGTCGCGTTTGGAGAGCTTCTTGTTGCCCTCTTCGCCGAGCACGAGCGGCATATGCCCGAAGCGCGGCACGAAGTCGGTGACCCCCGCCTCGACGAGCGCGCGGTAGAGCGAGAGCTGACGCGCGGTCGAGGGCATCAGGTCTTCTCCGCGGATGACGTGGGTGATACCCATGAGCGCATCGTCGACCGGGTTCACGAACGTGTAGAGCGGCACTCCCCCGGCGCGCACGATCACGAAGTCGGGGAAGGACCCGGCGGGGAAAGTGACCTCGCCCCGGATGAGGTCGACGTAGGTGAGATCTTCGTCCGGCACACGCAGGCGCCAGGCGGGTTCGCGTCCCTCGGCCCGGAAGGCGGCCTTCTGCTCGTCGGTGAGATCGCGGTCGTAGTTGTCGTAGCCGAGCTGCTTCGCGCGACCGTTCGCGACGTTGCGGGCGTCGATCTCTTCGGCGGTCGAGTAGCTCTCGTAGACGACGCCCGCCGCGACGAGCTTCTCGAGCACGCCACGGTAGAGGTCGTGCCGCTCCGACTGGCGGTAGGGCGCGTGCGGGCCGCCGACCTCGACGCCCTCGTCCCAGTCGATCTCGAGCCAGCGCAGGGCATCCAGCAGCTGCTGGTAGCTCTCTTCGCTGTCGCGGGCCGCATCCGTGTCTTCGATGCGGAAGATCAGCTTGCCGCCGTTGTGCCGGGCGTACGCCCAGTTGAACAGTGCCGTGCGGATCAGGCCGACGTGCGGCGTGCCGGTGGGCGAGGGGCAGAACCGCACGCGCACTTCGGCGCCGGTTGCGGTGGTGGTGCGGGGATCTGGTGCGGAAGCCATAGGCATCCAGCCTACCCGCGCGGGGTCGGCGCTCCCGGCGGGATCGGCGCCGGCCGGATGCGGCGTCAGCTGCGGTACGCGCGGTCGTCGCCGATCGCCGCGATCGCTCGGGTGAGGGCCGCGAGGCCCGCGCGGAGCGCCGGTACCCGCTCCGCGTCGTGCGCGGTGACGACGTGCAGCGTGCGTTCCTCACCGGGAAGCGCGATCGCTCGAACGCCCGGCAGGACGGGGAACGATTCGACGGCCAACCGCGGCAGGGTCGCGACGCCGGTACGGCGGGCGACCATGCTCTCGACCGCGACGATGTTGTCGGTCTCGAACGCGATCCGGGGCTCGAAACCGGCACGCGCGCAGGACTCGAGCAGATGCCCCCGGCAGCGCGGGCATCCGGCGATCCAGTCCTCCTTGGCGAGCTCCGCCAGATCCACGGTCGTGCGCGCGGCGAGGCGGTGGTCGGCGGGTACGACCACCAGCAGGTCGTCGGAGCCCACGGTGCGAACCGCCAGCCCGTGGGCGCTCGCCCCGTGCGGATCGTCGCGGTCGCCCGGGTAGCTGAACGTGAGCGCGATGTCGGCTCT
It includes:
- a CDS encoding LysR family transcriptional regulator, with the translated sequence MTDDTDLELADLRVIRAIAEAGSITAAAAALGYSQPAVSQQVRRAESRLGLAVVERVGRSVRLTDAGRVLARHAAEVDRALTAASGELSELRGLQSGRVRFVAFPSASPTIVPRILADLAERSPGLTVTYVEAEPPEAVAAVREGRADIALTFSYPGDRDDPHGASAHGLAVRTVGSDDLLVVVPADHRLAARTTVDLAELAKEDWIAGCPRCRGHLLESCARAGFEPRIAFETDNIVAVESMVARRTGVATLPRLAVESFPVLPGVRAIALPGEERTLHVVTAHDAERVPALRAGLAALTRAIAAIGDDRAYRS
- the gltX gene encoding glutamate--tRNA ligase gives rise to the protein MASAPDPRTTTATGAEVRVRFCPSPTGTPHVGLIRTALFNWAYARHNGGKLIFRIEDTDAARDSEESYQQLLDALRWLEIDWDEGVEVGGPHAPYRQSERHDLYRGVLEKLVAAGVVYESYSTAEEIDARNVANGRAKQLGYDNYDRDLTDEQKAAFRAEGREPAWRLRVPDEDLTYVDLIRGEVTFPAGSFPDFVIVRAGGVPLYTFVNPVDDALMGITHVIRGEDLMPSTARQLSLYRALVEAGVTDFVPRFGHMPLVLGEEGNKKLSKRDPKADLFLQREKGFIHEGLLNYLSLLGWSLAPDRDVFSLDEMVAAFDIADVNPNPARFDQKKAESINGDHIRMLSPEDFETRILPYLREAGLIGDTPTGEQQALITASAPLVQERVQLLGEVPGLLGFLFRDEVVYDEDALKGLPANAGEVLVASVGALELIPEAEFVTERIQADLQETLIAGLGLKPRVAYGPLRVAASGRRISPPLFESLELLGKSESIRRLGALVQRVG